From one Mycobacterium colombiense CECT 3035 genomic stretch:
- a CDS encoding FAD-binding oxidoreductase: MKWNAWGDPAAAKPLSEGIRSLLQQAVGVEGSRAAELRSDEVQLRPSALSQSDRDALAAIVGAEYCRTADPDRLLHAGGKSTIDLLRRMDRGPQNAPDAVLLPGDDDAVAAILRHCSQHRIAVVPFGGGTSVVGGLDPDRGEFSAVVSLDLRRFDELISLDDVSGQAVFGAGVTGPEAERLLGAQGFSLGHFPQSFEYATIGGFAATRSSGQDSAGYGRFNDMVRGLRVVTPVGTLDLGRAPESAAGPDLRQLLIGSEGTLGVITRVRLRVHRAPAAVRYEAWSFPDFATGAAALRAVTQNGTGPTVIRLSDEAETGVNLATTEAIGESQITGGCLAVTVFEGTAEHVESRHAETSALLAARGGTSLGDGPAQAWERGRFGAPYLRDSLLAAGALCETLETATDWSNVPALKSAVTQALTEALAATGTPALVMCHISHVYPTGASLYFTVVAGQRGNPIDQWKAAKKAASDAIMATGGTITHHHAVGADHRPWMRDEIGELGVQVLRAVKATLDPAGILNPGKLIP; encoded by the coding sequence ATGAAATGGAACGCGTGGGGTGACCCCGCCGCGGCCAAGCCGCTCTCGGAGGGGATCCGCTCATTGCTGCAGCAGGCCGTGGGGGTCGAGGGGTCCCGCGCGGCCGAACTGCGATCCGACGAGGTGCAATTGCGTCCGTCGGCGTTGTCGCAGTCCGACCGGGACGCGCTGGCCGCCATCGTCGGCGCCGAATACTGCCGCACGGCGGACCCCGACCGGCTGCTGCACGCGGGCGGCAAGTCGACCATCGACCTGCTGCGTCGCATGGACCGCGGCCCGCAGAATGCGCCCGACGCCGTGTTGCTTCCCGGGGATGACGACGCCGTCGCCGCGATCCTGCGCCACTGCTCGCAGCATCGCATCGCCGTGGTGCCGTTCGGCGGGGGCACCAGCGTGGTCGGTGGGCTCGACCCCGACCGCGGGGAGTTCTCCGCCGTCGTCTCGCTCGATCTGCGCCGCTTCGATGAGCTGATCTCGCTGGACGACGTGTCCGGGCAGGCGGTGTTCGGGGCCGGGGTCACCGGGCCGGAGGCCGAACGCCTCCTTGGCGCACAAGGCTTTTCGCTCGGCCATTTCCCGCAGAGCTTCGAGTACGCCACCATCGGTGGCTTCGCCGCGACCCGCTCGTCCGGTCAGGACTCGGCGGGCTACGGCCGGTTCAACGACATGGTGCGGGGCCTGCGCGTGGTCACTCCGGTGGGCACCCTGGATCTGGGCCGCGCGCCGGAATCCGCAGCCGGCCCCGACCTGCGCCAGCTGCTGATCGGCTCGGAGGGCACCCTGGGCGTGATCACCCGGGTGCGGCTGCGCGTGCACCGCGCGCCGGCAGCCGTCCGCTACGAGGCGTGGTCGTTCCCGGACTTCGCGACCGGGGCCGCGGCCCTGCGCGCGGTCACCCAGAATGGCACCGGCCCCACCGTCATTCGGCTCTCCGACGAGGCCGAAACCGGCGTCAACCTGGCCACCACCGAGGCGATCGGCGAATCGCAGATCACCGGTGGATGCCTGGCCGTCACCGTGTTCGAGGGCACCGCCGAGCACGTCGAAAGCCGGCACGCCGAGACCAGCGCGCTGCTGGCGGCCCGGGGCGGGACCTCGCTGGGCGACGGTCCGGCGCAGGCCTGGGAGCGCGGCCGGTTCGGCGCGCCGTACCTGCGCGATTCGCTGCTCGCGGCGGGCGCGCTGTGTGAAACGCTGGAGACCGCCACCGACTGGTCGAATGTTCCCGCGCTGAAATCCGCTGTCACCCAAGCGCTTACCGAGGCGCTCGCCGCGACGGGCACGCCCGCTCTGGTGATGTGCCACATCTCCCACGTCTACCCCACCGGCGCCTCGTTGTACTTCACCGTCGTCGCCGGGCAGCGCGGCAACCCGATCGACCAATGGAAAGCCGCCAAAAAGGCCGCGTCGGATGCCATCATGGCCACCGGTGGGACCATCACCCACCACCATGCGGTCGGGGCCGACCACCGGCCGTGGATGCGCGACGAGATCGGCGAGCTGGGAGTGCAGGTGCTGCGGGCGGTCAAGGCGACGCTGGATCCGGCCGGAATCCTCAATCCCGGCAAGCTGATTCCGTGA
- a CDS encoding diacylglycerol kinase encodes MTAELRRREIGKVIALTNPVSGHGAAVHAAQLAIARLHRRGVEVVEIIGDDAQDARHLVGAALQKGTDAVMVTGGDGVVSNALQVLAGTDVPLGIIPAGTGNDHAREFGIPTKDAEAAADIVADGCTESIDLGLIRDSGGAEKWFGTVAATGFDSLVTDRANRMSWPHGRLRYYVAMLAELSQLRLLPFRMVLDGGKELDADITLAAFGNTRSYGGGLQICPGADHTDGLLDITMVHEASRTKLVRLFPTVMKGTHINLDEVSTARAQSIHVECPGINVYADGDFACALPAEISAVAGALRILRPANR; translated from the coding sequence GTGACGGCCGAGCTGCGCCGCCGAGAGATCGGCAAGGTGATCGCGCTGACCAACCCGGTGTCGGGCCACGGCGCGGCGGTGCACGCCGCCCAGCTCGCGATCGCCCGGTTGCACCGCCGCGGCGTAGAGGTCGTCGAAATCATCGGCGACGACGCGCAAGACGCCCGCCACCTGGTGGGCGCGGCCCTGCAGAAGGGCACCGACGCGGTCATGGTGACCGGGGGCGACGGCGTCGTCTCCAATGCCCTGCAGGTGTTGGCGGGCACCGACGTTCCGCTGGGCATCATTCCGGCCGGCACCGGCAACGACCATGCCCGCGAATTCGGCATCCCCACCAAGGACGCCGAGGCCGCCGCGGACATCGTCGCCGATGGTTGCACGGAATCCATTGACCTGGGCCTGATTCGGGACAGCGGCGGAGCCGAGAAGTGGTTCGGCACCGTGGCCGCCACCGGCTTCGATTCGCTGGTCACCGATCGCGCCAACCGGATGAGCTGGCCGCACGGCCGGCTGCGCTATTACGTCGCGATGCTCGCCGAGCTGTCACAGCTGCGGCTCTTGCCCTTTCGCATGGTGCTCGACGGCGGCAAAGAGCTCGACGCGGATATCACGCTGGCCGCCTTCGGCAACACCCGCAGCTACGGCGGCGGGCTGCAGATCTGCCCCGGCGCCGACCACACCGACGGCCTGCTCGACATCACCATGGTGCACGAGGCATCGCGCACCAAGCTGGTGCGCCTGTTTCCCACCGTCATGAAGGGCACCCACATCAACCTCGACGAGGTCAGCACGGCGCGGGCCCAATCCATCCACGTCGAGTGCCCAGGCATCAACGTCTACGCCGACGGCGACTTCGCCTGCGCGCTACCGGCCGAGATCTCGGCGGTGGCGGGCGCTCTGCGGATTCTGCGCCCGGCCAACCGGTAG
- a CDS encoding DUF3145 domain-containing protein has translation MRASNQFADVTTGVVYVHASPAAVCPHVEWALSSSLGAKANLNWTPQPAMPGQLRAVTNWVGPVGTGAKLANALRSWSVLRFEVTEDPSPGVDGHRFSHTPQLGLWSGAMSANGDVMVGEMRLRAMMAQGADTLAAELDSVLGTAWDEALEAYRDGGDVGEVTWLSRGVG, from the coding sequence ATGCGAGCGTCGAATCAATTCGCCGACGTGACGACCGGCGTGGTGTACGTGCACGCGTCGCCCGCGGCGGTTTGCCCGCATGTCGAGTGGGCGTTGTCGTCGTCCCTGGGTGCCAAGGCGAACCTGAACTGGACGCCCCAGCCGGCGATGCCCGGACAGCTGCGCGCGGTCACCAACTGGGTCGGCCCGGTGGGCACCGGGGCCAAACTGGCCAACGCGTTGCGGTCCTGGTCCGTGCTGAGGTTCGAGGTCACCGAGGATCCCAGCCCCGGCGTCGACGGCCACCGATTCAGCCACACCCCGCAGCTCGGCCTGTGGAGCGGGGCGATGAGCGCCAACGGCGACGTCATGGTCGGGGAGATGCGGCTGCGGGCGATGATGGCCCAGGGCGCCGACACCCTGGCCGCCGAATTGGACTCGGTGCTGGGCACGGCCTGGGACGAGGCGCTCGAGGCCTACCGCGACGGCGGCGACGTCGGCGAGGTGACCTGGTTGAGCCGGGGCGTCGGTTAG
- a CDS encoding serine hydrolase domain-containing protein, translating into MAALDALNDWPVGAAAAAVVGPGGVLASHGDTERVFELASVTKPLAARAVQVAIEEGAVELDMPAGPPGATVRHLLAHTSGLSMHDDRVLAAPGVRRIYSNQGFTVLGQKVEKDTGIEFARYLTEAVFEPLGMSATRLHGGAVAAGFGASSTVADLAAFAGDLLRPATVSPGLHAEATTVQFPGLDGVLPGYGVQRPNDWGLGFELRDTKSPHWTGARNSARTYGHFGQAGGFIWADPDKDLALVVLTDRDFGDWALRPWPALSDAVIADYS; encoded by the coding sequence ATGGCGGCCCTCGACGCCCTGAACGATTGGCCGGTCGGGGCCGCCGCCGCGGCGGTGGTGGGGCCGGGTGGCGTGCTGGCCAGCCACGGCGACACCGAGCGGGTGTTCGAGCTGGCCTCCGTGACCAAGCCGCTGGCGGCCCGGGCGGTGCAGGTCGCCATCGAGGAAGGCGCGGTCGAGCTCGACATGCCGGCCGGCCCGCCCGGCGCGACGGTCCGCCACCTGCTTGCCCACACCTCGGGCCTGTCGATGCATGACGACCGGGTGCTGGCCGCGCCCGGCGTCCGCCGGATCTACTCCAACCAGGGCTTCACCGTGCTGGGCCAGAAGGTGGAGAAGGACACCGGCATCGAGTTTGCCCGCTACCTGACCGAGGCGGTGTTCGAGCCGCTGGGCATGTCGGCGACCCGGCTGCACGGCGGCGCGGTGGCCGCCGGATTCGGGGCGAGCTCCACGGTGGCCGACCTGGCGGCGTTCGCCGGCGACCTGCTGCGCCCGGCGACGGTCTCACCCGGCCTGCACGCCGAGGCGACGACGGTGCAGTTTCCCGGTCTGGACGGCGTTCTGCCCGGCTACGGGGTGCAGCGGCCCAACGATTGGGGGCTGGGTTTCGAGCTCCGGGACACCAAATCGCCGCACTGGACGGGCGCGCGGAATTCGGCGCGAACGTACGGCCATTTTGGCCAAGCAGGGGGTTTCATCTGGGCGGATCCCGACAAAGACCTGGCGCTGGTGGTGCTCACGGACCGGGATTTCGGGGACTGGGCGCTGCGGCCGTGGCCGGCGCTTTCGGACGCCGTGATCGCCGATTACAGCTAG
- a CDS encoding class I SAM-dependent methyltransferase, which translates to MTALETTEEFTERITAAIDGASLTLLLSIGHQTGLLDTMAGHAPATSEQIATSAGLNERYVREWLAGMTTGRVVDYDPDTATYSLPPQRAKVLTREAGPDNLALVTLLVPVLAEVEQKIIGCFRAGGGLPYSEFPRFHALMAEQSGAVYDTALVDVVLPLVDGLVQRLRSGADVADFGCGSGHAINVMAQAFPASRFTGIDFSEQAIATGIAEAAERGLSNAAFESHNLADLDKADTYDVITVFDAIHDQAQPARVLQNIYRALRPGGVLLMADIKASSRLEDNVGVPMSTYLYTTSLMHCMTVSLALDGAGLGTAWGTQLAVSMLGDAGFGDVSVAEIESDPINNYYIARK; encoded by the coding sequence GTGACGGCTTTGGAGACCACCGAAGAATTCACCGAACGAATCACCGCGGCCATCGACGGCGCCAGCCTGACGCTGTTGCTCAGCATCGGGCATCAGACCGGGCTGCTGGACACGATGGCCGGACACGCACCGGCGACCAGCGAGCAGATCGCCACGTCGGCCGGGCTCAACGAACGCTACGTCCGGGAGTGGCTGGCCGGCATGACAACCGGACGCGTCGTCGACTACGACCCGGACACCGCGACCTACTCGTTGCCCCCGCAGCGCGCCAAGGTGCTCACGCGCGAGGCCGGACCGGACAACCTGGCCCTGGTGACCCTGCTCGTTCCGGTGCTCGCCGAGGTCGAACAAAAGATCATCGGGTGCTTCCGCGCCGGGGGCGGGTTGCCGTACAGCGAGTTTCCCCGGTTCCACGCGTTGATGGCCGAGCAGAGCGGCGCCGTGTACGACACCGCGTTGGTCGACGTGGTGCTGCCGTTGGTGGACGGCCTCGTGCAGCGGCTGCGGTCCGGGGCCGACGTGGCGGATTTCGGCTGCGGCAGCGGACACGCCATCAACGTGATGGCACAAGCGTTTCCGGCCAGCAGGTTCACCGGCATCGACTTTTCCGAGCAGGCCATCGCGACCGGGATCGCGGAAGCCGCCGAGCGGGGCCTGTCCAACGCGGCCTTCGAAAGCCACAATCTCGCTGATTTGGACAAGGCGGACACCTACGACGTCATCACCGTCTTCGACGCCATCCACGATCAGGCGCAGCCGGCGCGGGTGCTGCAGAACATCTACCGCGCGCTGCGGCCCGGCGGGGTGCTGCTGATGGCCGACATCAAGGCGTCGAGCCGGCTCGAGGACAACGTCGGCGTCCCGATGAGCACCTACCTGTACACGACGTCGCTGATGCACTGCATGACGGTGTCGCTGGCGCTGGACGGCGCCGGACTGGGCACCGCGTGGGGGACGCAACTGGCCGTCTCGATGCTGGGCGATGCCGGGTTCGGCGACGTGAGCGTGGCCGAGATCGAGTCGGACCCGATCAACAACTACTACATCGCCCGGAAGTGA
- a CDS encoding S-(hydroxymethyl)mycothiol dehydrogenase — MSQTVRGVISRKKGEPVELVDIVVPDPGPGEALVDVIACGVCHTDLTYREGGINDEYPFLLGHEAAGRVEAVGPDVTSVAPGDFVILNWRAVCGQCRACKRGRPHLCFDTFNATQKMTLTDGTELTPALGIGAFADKTLVAAGQCTKVSPEADPAVAGLLGCGVMAGLGAAINTGAITRDDTVAVIGCGGVGDAAIAGAALVGARRIIAVDTDNTKLDWARKFGATHTVNARDLDVVKTIQDLTDGFGANVVIDAVGRPETYKQAFYARDLAGTVVLVGVPTPDMRLDLPLVDFFSHGGSLKSSWYGDCLPERDFPTLIDLYLQGRLPLEKFVSERIGLDGIEEAFEKMHGGKVLRSVVVL, encoded by the coding sequence ATGAGTCAGACAGTGCGCGGCGTGATTTCACGCAAGAAGGGCGAACCCGTTGAATTGGTGGACATCGTCGTCCCGGATCCCGGGCCCGGAGAGGCTCTGGTCGACGTCATCGCCTGCGGGGTGTGCCACACCGACTTGACCTACCGCGAGGGCGGCATCAACGACGAATATCCCTTCCTGCTCGGCCACGAGGCCGCCGGGCGGGTCGAGGCCGTCGGCCCGGACGTCACCTCCGTGGCGCCCGGCGACTTCGTCATCCTGAACTGGCGCGCGGTGTGCGGGCAGTGCCGGGCCTGCAAGCGCGGCCGCCCGCACCTGTGCTTCGACACCTTCAACGCCACCCAGAAGATGACGCTGACCGACGGCACCGAGCTCACCCCCGCGCTGGGCATCGGCGCGTTCGCCGACAAGACGCTGGTGGCCGCCGGCCAGTGCACCAAGGTCAGTCCCGAAGCAGACCCCGCGGTCGCGGGCCTGCTGGGCTGCGGGGTGATGGCCGGGCTGGGCGCGGCGATCAACACCGGCGCCATCACCCGCGACGACACCGTCGCGGTCATCGGTTGCGGCGGCGTGGGTGATGCCGCGATCGCCGGTGCCGCCCTGGTCGGGGCCCGGCGGATCATCGCCGTGGACACCGACAACACCAAACTGGACTGGGCCCGCAAGTTCGGCGCCACCCACACCGTCAACGCCCGCGACCTCGACGTGGTCAAAACCATTCAGGACCTCACCGACGGCTTCGGCGCCAACGTGGTGATCGACGCGGTGGGCCGGCCGGAAACCTATAAGCAGGCCTTCTACGCCCGCGACCTCGCCGGAACCGTTGTGCTCGTTGGTGTTCCGACCCCCGACATGCGCCTGGACCTGCCGCTGGTGGACTTCTTCAGCCACGGCGGCTCGCTGAAGTCGTCGTGGTACGGCGACTGCCTGCCCGAACGCGACTTCCCCACGCTGATCGACCTGTACCTGCAGGGCCGGCTGCCGCTGGAGAAGTTTGTATCCGAGCGAATCGGGCTAGACGGCATCGAGGAGGCGTTCGAGAAGATGCACGGTGGCAAGGTCTTGCGTTCGGTCGTGGTGCTCTAA
- a CDS encoding MBL fold metallo-hydrolase, with amino-acid sequence MVDIDRVVTHGTFELDGGSWEVDNNIWLIGDNSNVVVFDAAHDAAPIVEAVGGRHVVAVVCTHGHNDHVTVAPELGKTLDAPVLLHPGDEVLWRMTHPDKDFRTISDGETLKIAGTELKALHTPGHSPGSVCWYVHDLGVVFSGDTLFAGGPGATGRSYSDFPTILESISGRLGKLPGDTVVHTGHGDSTTIGDEIVHYEEWVARGH; translated from the coding sequence ATGGTGGACATCGATCGGGTGGTCACCCACGGTACGTTCGAACTCGACGGCGGCAGTTGGGAAGTCGACAACAACATCTGGCTGATCGGTGACAACTCGAACGTCGTGGTGTTCGACGCCGCCCACGACGCCGCACCCATCGTCGAGGCGGTCGGAGGCCGTCACGTGGTGGCGGTGGTGTGCACGCACGGCCACAACGACCACGTCACGGTGGCGCCCGAACTCGGCAAGACCCTCGACGCCCCCGTGCTGCTGCATCCGGGCGACGAGGTCCTATGGCGAATGACGCATCCGGACAAAGACTTTCGCACGATATCCGACGGCGAGACGTTGAAGATCGCCGGCACCGAGCTCAAAGCGCTGCACACTCCGGGCCACTCCCCGGGGTCGGTGTGCTGGTACGTGCACGACCTCGGCGTGGTGTTCAGCGGCGACACCCTGTTCGCCGGCGGGCCGGGTGCGACGGGTCGGTCCTACTCCGATTTCCCGACGATCCTGGAGTCGATTTCCGGGCGGCTCGGCAAGCTGCCCGGCGACACCGTCGTGCATACCGGCCACGGCGACAGCACCACGATCGGCGACGAAATCGTGCACTACGAGGAATGGGTGGCCCGCGGCCACTGA
- a CDS encoding SAM-dependent methyltransferase, translating into MPPEPRMPESSIVVRPEPDYTEASRLRAAGLAQAIAAFERAAEQVTLPRAPQPIVIADYGAANGHNSLRPLSAAIAVLRRRTRHDHAILVAHTDVPGNDFAALFETVHDDPESYLHSDTAAFTSAVGRSFYDQIVPSKTVNLGWTSWATQWLSRTPCEVHDHVHVSRSKDEAVHSAYADQAALDWHNFVAFRGRELAPEGRLVALTLAADEDGTAGFAPLLDAIVEALDDLAHDGLLHPDELRRMAIPTFARAEKDFRAPFAPKGRFEGLMIEHLEMFNAEDRFWARYQLDHDAEAFGAQWAAFARFALFGSLVSALDGGFGDERAAQFVERLAAAVAARLSSAPEPMRIPQAVVVLVKRDALR; encoded by the coding sequence ATGCCGCCTGAACCCCGGATGCCCGAATCGAGCATTGTGGTGCGGCCCGAGCCCGACTACACCGAGGCGTCGCGGCTGCGGGCCGCCGGGTTGGCGCAGGCGATCGCGGCGTTCGAGCGGGCCGCCGAGCAGGTGACCCTGCCCAGGGCTCCGCAGCCAATCGTCATCGCCGACTACGGCGCGGCCAACGGCCACAATTCGCTCAGGCCGCTCTCGGCCGCCATCGCGGTGCTGCGTCGCCGCACCCGCCACGATCACGCAATCCTGGTGGCGCACACCGATGTTCCCGGTAACGACTTCGCCGCGCTCTTCGAGACGGTGCACGACGACCCGGAAAGCTACCTGCACTCCGACACGGCGGCGTTCACCTCGGCGGTCGGGCGTTCGTTTTACGACCAGATCGTGCCGTCCAAGACGGTCAACCTGGGTTGGACGTCGTGGGCGACGCAGTGGCTGAGCCGAACACCGTGCGAGGTACACGATCACGTGCACGTGTCGCGCAGCAAGGACGAGGCCGTGCACTCCGCCTATGCCGACCAGGCCGCGCTGGACTGGCACAACTTCGTCGCCTTCCGCGGCCGGGAGTTGGCCCCCGAGGGCCGGCTGGTGGCGCTGACGCTCGCCGCCGACGAGGACGGCACGGCGGGCTTCGCCCCGCTGCTCGACGCCATCGTGGAGGCGCTGGACGATCTGGCGCACGACGGCCTGCTGCACCCGGATGAGTTGCGGCGCATGGCTATTCCCACCTTCGCCCGCGCCGAGAAGGATTTTCGCGCCCCGTTCGCGCCGAAGGGACGGTTCGAAGGCCTGATGATCGAGCACCTCGAGATGTTCAACGCCGAGGACCGGTTCTGGGCTCGCTACCAGTTGGACCACGACGCAGAGGCTTTCGGCGCACAGTGGGCGGCGTTCGCCCGGTTCGCGCTGTTCGGATCGCTGGTGTCCGCGCTCGACGGTGGATTCGGTGACGAGCGGGCGGCGCAATTCGTCGAGCGGCTGGCGGCCGCGGTGGCCGCGCGGCTGTCCAGCGCGCCCGAGCCGATGCGGATCCCGCAGGCCGTGGTCGTGCTGGTCAAGCGCGACGCACTGCGCTGA
- a CDS encoding NAD(P)H-dependent amine dehydrogenase family protein codes for MVGHGAKRVVVYGTGFVGKMVIAEIVKHPLFELVGVGVSNPAKVGRDVGEICGLAEPVGITATDDVEALIALKPDALVHYGPTAMHAKENISLITRFLRAGIDVCSTAMTPWVWPTMSLNPPNWIQPITEACELGESSCFTTGIDPGFANDLFPMTLMGLCSEVRRVRASELLDYTNYEGDYEFEMGIGREPEFKPMLEDRDMLIFAWGATVPMIAHAAGIMLDEITTTWDKWVTPTERNSARGVIKPGHVAAVRFTINGVYQGETRIQLEHVNRIGLDAAPDWPTGHDNDVYRVDIEGTPSIFQETAFRFTDGSGRDAAAAGCLATGLRALNAVPAVNDLRPGWVTPLDLPLIAGEGCIR; via the coding sequence ATGGTGGGTCACGGCGCAAAGCGTGTGGTGGTGTACGGAACCGGCTTCGTCGGCAAGATGGTGATCGCCGAGATCGTGAAGCATCCGTTGTTCGAGTTGGTCGGCGTCGGCGTCAGCAATCCCGCCAAGGTCGGTCGCGATGTCGGCGAGATCTGCGGCCTGGCCGAGCCGGTCGGCATCACCGCCACCGACGACGTCGAAGCCCTGATCGCGTTGAAACCCGACGCGCTGGTGCACTACGGCCCGACGGCGATGCACGCCAAGGAGAACATCTCGCTGATCACCCGGTTCCTGCGGGCCGGCATCGACGTGTGTTCGACCGCGATGACCCCGTGGGTCTGGCCGACCATGAGCCTCAACCCGCCGAACTGGATCCAGCCCATCACCGAGGCCTGCGAGCTGGGGGAGTCGTCCTGCTTCACCACCGGCATCGACCCCGGATTCGCCAACGACCTGTTCCCGATGACGCTGATGGGGCTGTGCTCCGAGGTGCGCCGGGTCCGCGCCTCCGAGTTGCTGGACTACACCAACTACGAGGGCGACTACGAATTCGAGATGGGCATCGGCCGCGAGCCGGAGTTCAAGCCGATGCTCGAAGACCGCGACATGCTGATCTTCGCGTGGGGCGCCACGGTCCCGATGATCGCGCACGCCGCCGGCATCATGCTCGACGAAATCACCACCACCTGGGACAAGTGGGTGACGCCCACGGAACGCAACTCCGCCAGGGGCGTCATCAAGCCGGGGCACGTGGCCGCCGTCCGGTTCACCATCAACGGCGTCTACCAGGGTGAGACCCGCATCCAGCTCGAACACGTCAACCGGATCGGGCTGGACGCCGCCCCGGACTGGCCGACCGGCCACGACAACGACGTCTACCGCGTGGACATCGAGGGAACCCCGAGCATCTTCCAGGAGACCGCATTCCGGTTCACCGACGGCTCGGGCCGGGACGCGGCCGCGGCCGGATGCCTGGCGACCGGCCTGCGGGCGCTCAACGCCGTTCCGGCCGTCAACGACCTGCGGCCGGGCTGGGTCACCCCGCTCGACCTCCCGCTGATCGCCGGCGAGGGCTGCATCCGGTGA
- a CDS encoding MmpS family transport accessory protein, whose amino-acid sequence MTKHLAGPSVLLAVGFGFANACGVAQALPQMPKVRYEINGPAVAEFIYYQTDTGQLHQVNAPLPWSTEFTGFGGEVFAVSAQGPGPISCKILVDGNVVSAATATTGAPARTVCTH is encoded by the coding sequence ATGACCAAGCACCTCGCCGGACCTTCGGTCCTGTTGGCCGTCGGTTTCGGGTTCGCGAACGCATGCGGCGTAGCGCAGGCCCTCCCCCAGATGCCGAAGGTCCGCTACGAGATCAACGGGCCCGCCGTCGCCGAGTTCATCTACTACCAAACCGACACCGGGCAGCTGCATCAGGTCAACGCACCGCTGCCCTGGTCGACGGAGTTCACCGGTTTCGGCGGCGAGGTGTTCGCCGTCAGCGCCCAGGGACCGGGCCCCATCTCCTGCAAGATCTTGGTCGACGGCAACGTGGTGAGCGCCGCGACGGCGACGACGGGCGCGCCCGCCAGGACCGTCTGCACGCACTGA
- a CDS encoding cytochrome P450, whose amino-acid sequence MSLKTGPKKGLAPRTNGAPPPDIALADIHLESLDFWALDDDFRDGAFATLRREAPISFWPAVEYEGFEPGGGHWALTKHDDVHFASRHPDIFSSSPNITINDNTPEISEYFGSMIVLDDPRHQRLRSIVSRAFTPKVVARIEASVRERARRLVAALIANHPDGEAELVNELAGPLPLQVICDMMGIPEEDHQRIFHWTNVILGFGDPDLATDFGEFLQVSMDIGAYASALAEDRRSNHHDDLTTALVEAEVDGERLSSSEIASFFILLVVAGNETTRNAISHGVLALSRYPAERDKWWSNFDRLTPTAVEEIVRWASPVVYMRRTLTRDFKLSGTKMKAGDKATLWYNSANRDESTFENPWVFDVARTPNPHFGFGGGGAHFCLGANLARREIRVVFDELRREIPDIVATDEPARLLSQFIHGIKTLPVAWTPPR is encoded by the coding sequence GTGAGCCTGAAGACGGGTCCCAAGAAAGGCCTGGCGCCGCGGACGAACGGGGCGCCACCGCCCGACATTGCGCTCGCCGACATCCATCTCGAGTCGCTGGACTTCTGGGCGTTAGACGACGACTTCCGCGACGGCGCGTTCGCCACCCTGCGCCGTGAGGCACCGATCTCGTTCTGGCCCGCGGTCGAGTACGAGGGTTTCGAACCGGGCGGCGGGCATTGGGCGCTGACCAAACACGACGACGTGCATTTCGCGAGCCGTCATCCGGACATCTTCAGCTCGAGCCCCAACATCACGATCAACGACAACACTCCGGAGATCAGCGAGTACTTCGGCTCGATGATCGTGCTCGACGATCCGCGTCACCAGCGGCTGCGCTCGATCGTCAGCCGCGCGTTCACCCCGAAGGTGGTGGCGCGCATCGAGGCGTCGGTCCGCGAGCGGGCCCGCCGGCTGGTCGCGGCGCTGATCGCCAATCATCCCGACGGGGAAGCCGAGCTGGTCAACGAGCTCGCCGGTCCGCTGCCGTTGCAGGTCATCTGCGACATGATGGGCATTCCCGAGGAGGACCATCAGCGCATATTCCATTGGACCAACGTCATTCTCGGGTTCGGCGACCCGGACCTGGCGACGGATTTCGGCGAGTTCCTTCAGGTCTCGATGGACATCGGCGCCTACGCCAGCGCGCTGGCTGAGGACCGGCGATCCAACCACCACGACGACCTGACCACCGCCCTGGTGGAAGCCGAGGTCGACGGGGAACGGCTGTCGTCGTCGGAGATCGCGTCGTTCTTCATCCTGCTGGTGGTGGCCGGCAACGAGACGACGCGCAACGCGATCAGCCACGGTGTGCTGGCGCTGTCGCGCTACCCCGCCGAGCGGGACAAGTGGTGGTCGAACTTCGACCGGCTGACACCCACCGCCGTCGAGGAGATCGTGCGGTGGGCCTCCCCGGTGGTCTACATGCGACGCACGCTGACCCGGGATTTCAAGCTCAGCGGCACCAAGATGAAGGCCGGCGACAAGGCCACGCTGTGGTACAACTCGGCCAATCGCGACGAGTCGACGTTCGAGAATCCCTGGGTGTTCGACGTGGCGCGCACCCCCAACCCCCATTTCGGCTTCGGTGGCGGCGGTGCCCATTTCTGCCTGGGCGCCAACCTCGCTCGTCGCGAGATCAGGGTCGTCTTCGACGAATTGCGCCGCGAGATACCCGACATCGTCGCGACGGACGAACCCGCGCGGCTGCTGTCGCAGTTCATCCACGGCATCAAGACCCTGCCGGTGGCATGGACCCCGCCGCGGTAA